gaatgccaatggcttgaaagacaaaaaacatctctttacagattttcctagtaagacataatatagatgttgcatgtgtcactgaaactcacttcctgcccaatgataaatttaaaataaagtggctattctatttacagacaggaccgagtggctcctcatgcctctgggggtgtcgcaattttgatcaaaagaaacataaaacaccacgaatttcttgctccccagttacaaagtttaagaagctgtttccataaaaatatttttacaaaatggactcaactttttcattagtatcagcatacttacctcctaacaaacgttttgttgatgaagattttaataggattctctataataatagtcctactattttaatgggagatctaaacagcaaaaacactttatggggatgtcgcactaataacccaaagggtaataaattgaatgactacttgatgcgtacaactattaatatatcttgctcctgtagaaccaacattttatccgtggcagagaaaccagcaacctgacatattagatattgttttgtttaataattttcaatgaaccgatagtacagcaaaccttatgcgagttaacgtctgaccacttaccagtaattgtaactttttcaattaaacccgattttaaccaatcctccattgaaactaataaatggtaaagttgactgggctgtatttcataacgaattagaaactaatattatctttgccgaattgtttacagtctttcgaagatattgacaactgtgtactacaattcactgagctgattaaaaattcggttaaaaaaagcagtcgcaaaacaatcacaaaccatgtttttgtcctaatcgccctccgcaaagaattcttattttaattaaagaaaaacatgttttttaggagacggtggcagagaacacaggcatccagaagatcgcatgcagcttaacaggctcatcaggaaaataaaatcagaattagatatttttcaaaattaatgactatcagaaatatttgagtgaaataaacccaggcgatagttcaatgtggctggcaaccaaaagaattctcagaacgccttctacgatccctcccccttcaacaaggccaggagacgtaccagagtgactctgaaaaaatgtgaggttttttgcgaattattttgaaaatgctttttccccctaaccctactgttaatttgcaaactgaGATGATGAAGTCCAACAGgttttttaaatagcacaatctcttatctgctgagcttcccactcagtatatctcaacatctgaaattagaaatgttatccaatacctaccgttgaggaaagctcctgggtatgacttgataacaaacttaatattaaaaggaacttcccgccaacagcccatcagctattaaaaactttaatttaattgcatgcctacacgttggttactttcctaaatcctggaaacatgctgaagttattgttatccacaagcccggtaagcctgttagaaatccctctagttacagacccatcagcctactaacccactctggcaaaagtatttgaaaagctaatacagaagagactatgcagattcattgaagatgctcaatgtattcctccccaccaattcggttttagggcaaaacattctactacgcaagcaacttgcgaggttaacacaaacaatagtgcaagggttttgaaaataaaaagacactctgctgctttgtttctggatgttgctcagtgcctttgacaaagtatggcacaaaggccttctgtataagctattcaaactggacttccaaatttacttgcaaaacatcatcgaatcatttttttagaaaaccggactttttcagtaaaaataaattctactacTCATTCCACTGTTGTTCGAACAGATccgggctggtgtgccacaaAGGCCTCAATGttttaggacctatcctgtttaatatgttcatgcatgacctacccattccagctcattctaaaacgcttgctcttttcgctgatgacactgcctttgatttcccaacatcaagacattgacacagcagttGACATGCTTTTCAactgatacagacctactgttggattggttcgttaatttggaaaatcgcacttaaccctctaaaatgtgaagcgaaaatatattttcgctaagaaaattcaatcccttaaggaatatagaaattcaagataacatcataccatggaatgaaaatgacagaactgttaaatattttgggTGTCcttattagactctaaacttacttataaacagcacataaattcaaaattaaatcaagcaaacacaagattggcacaaatgtacccaattatcaatagaagatcatctcttaaacttaaatgcgctctttttaatctaccaaggaaatattcagacccctcttaacttatgcttgtccagtttTGGTggtccttgcctccataaatcaaaaatgaacaaacttcaagtattccaaaacaagttttttgagaatagcaacaaattctccatggtttgttagaaaccgacagattcaaaatgaatttagaaattccgaccatctgtgactacatccgaaaactaagtgctacattttctagaaactctggaccaatcaacaggtgctgtccattttaaacattggccaaagaactgtcaacagaagactgaaagcacgtcttgttcaagacattttattataatttgaaacttacattgtttgtcaagtactaatttttattgtttattttctgtttaactgtaattatgtttatagggtgtctccattggagcaaacccactaatgttaatattttctatgttcttctgttctcctatgattcaaacttctgtgtataattatttacttgtagtaattgaaccagaaataaagcttttgaaaaaaaaaaaaaaaaaaaaaaaaaaaaaagaaagcagaattaatacattttgtagcaGAGTacaaatcatatgaaattttaacatttgatattagtaacacatgtagcctaaatgATAATAGATTTTTGGACATATGCCATAGTTACAAACtttataacactacatttcaaggATTAAACTCTGCATTTCTCATCAGGTGGAAAATCCTTAACATAAATATGTGCTTAATATCTTTAACATGGGGCAGTGGGCTGCTATTTAAAGAAAATAGAGTTGTACCTGACAACTACTTGTTCTCTATATTTATGAAGTCTTGGCCAAGTGAATGAACATgtcttacttaattaaaaattataacttggTTTATTCTGTAGTCTTATGTACTGAAAgacagtaaaagttaaaatttaggaATACTGTTCAGACAACATCAagtatgatatattatataatcttaATACTATGAACCAACACGCACTATGAAGGTAAAATATTCTCGTACACTGAACTGTACcattaacatataacaataacactgtgcattaatagtttttttaaacattaccaaaaattttcatatataaaataattttcatggaATGATGgtacaacaattaattttgtatttgatttgttaattttactgtgtttgtcatattttaaacatcCTAACCATGTCACTTTTTCTGACATTGGGTTATCTCCAATTACCCATACTTGTTCATTCCTGGGACGATCTAATGTGTAAAAAAACTTCCCGAATAAAATTTCTCCAAAATCATATATTGTAGGAACTTCTGTATTGTTGGTCAccgttatatttttaagttctaaagtatttgtattgaaaatctTGTAAAACATTTGTTGTTCAGAGAACAAAATGTGATTGTTGACAGCAAAGACATCACAGCTGGTCGTAGTTGATATCGTATGTACTAGCTGTGACGTCAGGTAGTTATATATGAAGAGTGGACCATTGACAGTAACAGCAAGAAATCTCCCTTGTAACACACATTTCATATGACGTGTAAAATAGTCAGGTATATCATGTGTTTCGTGGAAAGGGAGGAAATCCAAACGTTTCAAACTGTAGATGTAAATGTGAAACGTGTCTTTAGAATTGAAACAATTCCTGACAATCACTACAATGTCTAAAGTTGGTTTATCAGATTTAACAATGGCCCATATCTTGTTATACGGAGCCGATGTAATCTTGCACTCAACTGTCCTTAACTTTTTTCCTTCCTGAACATTCCAAATGTGTAAGACGTTAGGGTCCTCTGAGGTGTAACCAATGAATATGCTGCCTAAAACAATTGGAGCATCATGAATAAAAGCATATTTCGATCTAACGGACATAAGACTAACCGCCTCGCTAGATGAAACACTTTCAGTTCCGTCAagaaagaaaatgtgttttaattccCAACTTTCgtctaaaatagatttaaaacagtaaatttgtaCAGATAATCCTTGGACAATCAACATAATGTTGGGGTTGATCATTTGTACGAACATGTACCCTTCTGATTCAAATAGTAAATTCATTGGGTCTCTTACATAAACTGGAGAACCTCTAACGTTCCACAACATAACTTTTCTTTCACTTGACACGAGTACATAATCGTCAGAGACAAAGAAGTAGAACGAGTCTTGTAAGTTCTCTGTGATATGTACTTTGTCCTTGATGGATCTACCATGCCTCCAGTTGTTCTGCAGGTGGGTCTCTCGCAAGTAAGACATCCGCCAGCAACAGATAGGATTCAGCGTGCTGTCCTCCGATTCCGGAGACTCAAACCTCGGCTCCACTCTACACTCCGCAGTCTCTAGGTACTTTGCTGTGTCCTTGTTACAATGTGGCTTCCACAATCTGTCCTGGTTGAAGGCATCCCTCCAGCCTATACTGACGGCACAACATGCTGCCAGCTCGGAGGGTGTCAGGTGCTCTGCAACTACCTCCAATGCTTCCAATGGAAGTGAGTCCATTGCGTCCCCTGGAATGTATAAATTGTAgtctatacattattttatccaCATATGTACtagattaatttattgtatatatattggAATACATAATAAGACAATTTGGGAGTGACAGTATCATAGTTACTGATTTTTTCAGTTTACACAAAGCTATAGCATAGTTACAAGTGGACTAAAAGTTTGGTATAAGTATAAACTCATCACAgggcaattaaattttatttaaatataaactatgtaaaatttacaataagatATATGCTACTCACTCTTCTAGGAGATAAAACCACATGGTtgtaagcaaaattttaatagtGAACTAAAGAGTTTTGAGACAGTCTAACCATTATCACAGTTTAACCATTAACAGTAACACTCACTATTGGAATTGTTATTTGAAAAGTAGTTTGTgaagaacaaataataataatatttaataatcaaatggtTACTGGCAGGAAGTGGCATACTGACATGACTCCAGTAGTAACAGGCAATTTGTGAGCAGAGTATAATAGATTGCACTATCGGTCAGCTGTACCTGTTTACCTAATCTGTCTGCTGGTAGATAGGTAGGATCTAGTAGGCAGACAATAACAGCTCAAGGTCAACTACTATTATCACGATCTTTAACTGACTGCTGTGCCCACCAATATATCTGATTCATTGATTTATTTGGTGTAATATGTTGAGGCAGAATATGGCTAAACGGTTTTCATACTTTTCTaaataactatgttttttgtGACACCTGCCTGTAAATCTGAACTTTATCTATTCACTATAATGGTGGTGAAAAATACAAATGACTTAAAAGAAGGGGATTTTGTGTTTGCTGCTGTCCGTGGTTATCCTCCTTTGCCAGCTCAAATAGATAAAATTgaacacaaaaacaataaatatagatattttcgtgcaatttttttttaacgaacAAAACTTCAAAATGCAATCAAACTAACATTTATCTGTAtgaggaatttaaaattaaatatggaatcCAGAGAGAAAAGAATGCCAAATTCATCCTGGCTTTGGATCAAATTCGCAAAGCCCAAAACTGTAATGGACAAACTACCTCGAAAAACATACAAACCAAAACAAGTGGAAGCAAAAAAAAGTCTTTGTCTACACCAAAGACTCCACAAACACCTCATAGTTTTAACAACGTCACAATGGAAACCAAGAATTTAAATCAAAAACATACTCCTGACACACTAACTCTTCAAAGTACAGTAGTTGAAGATTCAGCTAAAATGAATAATAAGCATAACAATAAACCCAATCCTTCAGCttcacaaaatgaaaaaatgaacatCCGTGAATCTTTGCTAGAGTCCGAATGGGTTCAAACCAGATGATGCGGTTCAAATCTACTATGATCTCTTGAACAATGCACTCCAAAATGATGAGTTTTACTTTGTCAGTCCTTTAATAACATTAGCAATAAAAACTCTTGAAGAATATAGAGAAATTATTGAACCCATTTGTTTGCAAAATAAAGACTTTATTTTCTTTCCAGTAAATAATTCGTCAGAAATCCAAAATACTGGTGGTTCTGGATCCCACTGGAGCCTTTTAGTGcttgataaaaaacaaaagaacttTTATCATTTTGACTCAGGAAGTGATTTGAATCTTGAACATGCGAAGATCTCTAAAAGAATCAGTACTTATCTAGACCCAACAACAGTCTTTCCTTTAATCAAAGGGCTGACCGCTTAACAAAACAACAGCATTGACTGCGGTGTATACATGCTCTTGGTAACTGATGCTATTGCTTCTGCCTTAACAGGTGAAGTTTTTACTTTACATCCTGAGATCCTAACACAAGCCTTAGCACCTCCCACTGAATGGTAAATTTTGACAAAGCGTGCCCAGCTTGCATTAATCATAAGAATCGGTGCCTGAGTTTGGGTAAATCTGCCATACAGGAGCTGATAATCTCCAAATTTAGCAATAAAATCTTATAAGATAATTATGGTAAGATACTTCTGAAAAACCAAGAACTTTACAAATTAACAACACATAACACAACAGATCctcttaaaaattaagtacaacAACATAAGTCACAAGAAAACAT
This genomic stretch from Homalodisca vitripennis isolate AUS2020 chromosome 6, UT_GWSS_2.1, whole genome shotgun sequence harbors:
- the LOC124364850 gene encoding uncharacterized protein LOC124364850 produces the protein MDSLPLEALEVVAEHLTPSELAACCAVSIGWRDAFNQDRLWKPHCNKDTAKYLETAECRVEPRFESPESEDSTLNPICCWRMSYLRETHLQNNWRHGRSIKDKVHITENLQDSFYFFVSDDYVLVSSERKVMLWNVRGSPVYVRDPMNLLFESEGYMFVQMINPNIMLIVQGLSVQIYCFKSILDESWELKHIFFLDGTESVSSSEAVSLMSVRSKYAFIHDAPIVLGSIFIGYTSEDPNVLHIWNVQEGKKLRTVECKITSAPYNKIWAIVKSDKPTLDIVVIVRNCFNSKDTFHIYIYSLKRLDFLPFHETHDIPDYFTRHMKCVLQGRFLAVTVNGPLFIYNYLTSQLVHTISTTTSCDVFAVNNHILFSEQQMFYKIFNTNTLELKNITVTNNTEVPTIYDFGEILFGKFFYTLDRPRNEQVWVIGDNPMSEKVTWLGCLKYDKHSKINKSNTKLIVVPSFHENYFIYENFW